The proteins below come from a single Drosophila suzukii chromosome X, CBGP_Dsuzu_IsoJpt1.0, whole genome shotgun sequence genomic window:
- the LOC108010418 gene encoding uncharacterized protein: MSRQPLGVLLVALSLARIAARPEPQNPFESLSLGAMSVAGNIAEVVQSGAAINKDLNIDNPLMSVHSKTAVGYGDAIRPMAADSSEEDRRRRRRRRSLHRHKRAPCFWKMGTAATTAAPADDDVEARRKRARKRAANNATRSRVSPKTTGKKKFQRRRRQAPMDQNMTPNMGGTDPLALGERIKTMWLSFVDNVTDVVQQVRQKISDTASSTG, encoded by the coding sequence ATGAGCCGCCAACCACTGGGAGTTCTCCTGGTGGCGCTAAGTCTGGCCCGGATTGCGGCCAGGCCAGAGCCCCAGAATCCGTTCGAAAGCCTGAGCCTGGGCGCCATGAGTGTGGCCGGAAATATAGCGGAGGTCGTCCAGAGCGGGGCGGCCATAAACAAGGACCTCAACATCGACAATCCCCTAATGTCCGTGCACTCAAAGACGGCCGTGGGCTATGGGGACGCCATCCGCCCGATGGCGGCCGACTCGTCCGAGGAGGACCGCCGAAGGAGGCGCAGGAGGAGGAGCCTGCACCGCCACAAGCGGGCGCCGTGCTTCTGGAAGATGGGCACTGCCGCCACCACAGCGGCGCCCGCCGACGATGATGTGGAGGCCAGACGCAAGCGGGCCAGGAAGCGGGCCGCCAACAACGCCACGCGGTCCCGCGTGAGTCCCAAAACCACTGGCAAGAAGAAGTTCCAGCGCCGGCGGCGCCAGGCGCCCATGGACCAGAATATGACACCAAACATGGGCGGAACGGATCCCCTGGCTCTGGGCGAAAGGATCAAGACCATGTGGCTATCGTTCGTGGACAACGTCACGGATGTGGTGCAGCAGGTGCGACAGAAAATCTCCGATACGGCCAGCTCTACGGGCTAA